The sequence GTTTGAGGGAATCTGATGATGAGGAGCCCACTGTGGATCATATTACACTGATTAGTTAGATCATATCTACTTCAGAAAACCTTCACAATGATgaagagtaataaataaataaataaataaataaaattaaacccagaaatgtacatttaacaatttaacataATCTGCAACACTTTGGCTTTAAAAGGAAGTATATGGAGGAAGAGCTACACGATCTAAGAGTTATTAGAAATtgattttaaagtatttattacAGTCGTACATCCGTTGATTAATATGAAAGTGAAACTTTATTTAACGTTAATGGATGgcatctccagtgtcagtaggTTTTCCACCACGTTAAAGTCTTCAAGATGGAAGATCTTATTTCtcagtaaatataataaactgcatctttttacaaataaacaaataaataaataaataaaacaatttattaaaataaacaaataaataaataaataaaacaattttatttaattacctttttaatctaaaaaaacaaataaacacatgaatTTGGAAACTGAGCAGGAAAATAAAGGATCAACTTTAACTTAATTCTCTTCATCACTGATTTTGAAAATGCAGCTGTTCAGAAAATGGTCCATGCATCATATGCTGTTCAATTCATAAAATCAAggtattgatttcttttttcagaaaTCTGTTACTGGGATcagcagaaaagaaaatgctgactttgattcagatttaaaaagatttccattaataatatttatacttcCACGATTATTGATATATACTGTGTTCTCGCCTGCGTGTCAGCTACATAACTAGCtagaataaatgtcattttatttttcaaaacaatCAACAGCCCTTTTTAAATCTCTATACGCAGAATCATAAATTGTTTCGTctactttattttgttatatgaGGCTTTGTTTCAAGCCAGAAGACAAACTACTTAGCTTTTGATGAcagttttgacttttttttttacacaaatatacaataaaaacattttcttaaacATTCCAGTCTGACCATTCAATGTAATCCCAAATATAACTAAAACACACtatattttaaattgtgttttgcaatatgcaaatgagcacatatttaattcatatttaatattaatattttgtatttatgtatatattaagttttgtaatatgcaaatgagcacgtatttaatattcagatgtaatattcttattaaatatgtaatattcttagtgtacagtatgtatgtatatattatgctttgtgatatgcaaatgagaacatatttaatattcatgtgttatatttaatattcatattatgTCCTATTACCAGATATTAAGTATATAAATCTCACTATAAGCATCCTATCTTGATACTTGGTTTTAAGTTCAACTATATtgtcaataaaattaaaaatattattttataaaacattaattactATTTAACTTCAACTGTTTAACTTTAACGCACATATTCGCACAAAGCGCTTTAAAACGTCGACATGACAGAGATTTACACTTTCCTGAAGCACAAACAAACTcattagtgaaataaaacacaaacgaCCATGAAAACAAacgtaaacataaaaaaaaactttctcacTGTTTTCTTCACGGTCCTCCGCCATTTCCAAAGCGCGCGCGCCAAACGCTTTTCTTCGCGTCCTTGGTGTTGACGCACGCAGTGACGTCACTGCGCCGCCCTCTTGCGGTCAGgatgtgttattattttatttatttattttcctttatttgttttctttctatgatgtttcaaaataatttatagatttgaaaatgaaaatataaaacctgaaaaaaaaaattccctaaATATGTGTACCAATAGGAAAACGACATTATTCAGTAACGAATCCGAATGTGACACTTAAACGTTTAAACCCAGCCAGCTGAGACTGGTTTCATCCCAAACGCATCCTTATTTTATAATCTAGGGCACTACGTAGGGTGCATTATGCGTTACGTTACACACTTTGTAGGCAGCATAAACAAGAGCTAGTGAGGTGATTGAGACGtaaccaatttaaaaaaaaaccgtTTAGCGATCGGAAGCTTATCTAATCGACCAATCGCAATAACGCGCGTGCCTccgctctctctcactatccAATAAGACATGTCAACATCTTAAACCCCACCCTCTTCATTTGCATGTCTCTCTAACGACGTGTCAAGAGATACCGGAAGTGTAACAGTCGTcaggccaaaaaacaaaaatggcttACCAAACATTCCAGCAAGAATATTTACAGATTCCAGTGGTTACAAGGACGTACACGACCGCCTGCGTGCTCACTACAGCGGCAGTTGTGAGTAAAACACACGATACGTCTGATATCTGACATTTCAAAGGAAGTAGTGAGTGAGTTTTGCtaattagctagttagcttagcttagcttgttAGCTTAGCGGTTAGTTTAGCGGTTAGCTAACAGCTGTGAGTTTTAACGTGGAGAGTCTCAAATAGCTCAGACTACAGACACGACGACGTGACAGCAGCAGGAGGAGGTGCATGGATCTTATAACAGTCTTATAACAATCTTTATAATATCATGACGTTACATTTAAGAGTGAAAAAGTTCAGCTGAAACTCAGCACGAGTCAGTAAGACAGTTTAACTGAGTGTTAAATCCACTACAGAGATCTGTTttaagtttcttttcttttttaatatttaaaaagtctTTCGTGTTTTGTCTATTTCATTTCATATAATTTCACACAGAGAGTCTTTTATCTTTCACTCCCCAGAACACTTGTAGTagatgtgaaataaaacacttcctcacctcctgttagaaaaaaaataaacaaccacAAACTGGCACCTGACAAACCACCAAGACTTCTATTGCGTTCCTAGTATTTATTaaccatttacacacacacacacacacacacacacatatatatatgtatatgttgtgGAAGTTGCCAAGTACAAAGACCTGAAATTTCCACATGTTGCTGTTTAGTTGTTTATCTAAATCAATATGTCGGTTTTGTTTACTATCCATCTCTTTTGTCATGTCTAATCCCTACAGCAACTAGAGCTCATTACACCTTTCCAGTTGTACTTCAATCCTGAGTTGATATTAAAGCACTACCAGGTGAGTGTCTGGTTTTATTCAGATATTTCACTCTTTCAGAAATCAGCGTCAAATAATGTGACATGAAACACGCGGCCTTTTACAGATATGGCGGcttgtgaccaacttcctgttCTTCGGCCCGGTCGGCTTCAACTTCTTGTTCAACATGATATTTTTGTATCCTTCGTCACCACGTGTTGACTTTTGTCTTTTGCTACTGGGAATATGTATGCAGGATAGGATGAATGGTCTCAAAGTCCTTAACTTGATAATCACAGATACCGCTACTGTCGAATGCTGGAGGAGGGCTCGTTTCGAGGCAGAACCGCTGACTTTGTGTTCATGTTCCTGTTTGGTGGCCTTCTCATGACTGTATCCTTGATTGTATGTAATTCTGCCAAATTAATGTGGCATAAACGGGATTGACACATTTTGGGATGTCAGCTTCAGGGTGGTGACAGTAGTCACTCTAATATAGAATTGAGTTATTGATGGTTTTTCCCCAGCAGCATATCCTGGTGTGTTTCATTCCTCATTTCACCATTAAAACAGTTCTCTTCCTTGCTGTGAAAGTGAAAGTTGGGAACTCGGGTATTTAATATTTTGCCCTTAATACACACATAGATATTTGGCATGTTTGTGAGTCTTGTGTTCCTGGGCCAGGCGTTCACGATCATGCTCGTGTACGTGTGGAGCAGACGTAACCCCAACGTGCGCATGAATTTCTTCGGACTGCTCAACTTCCAAGCCCCTTTTCTGCCATGGGTCCTTATGGGATTTTCCCTGTTGCTGGGCAACTCCATCATCGTGGACCTTTTAGGTACATGTTCAAATTAGCTATTTAAACTGCTGTTGAAGCAAAGATAATATCAAACATTGCTTATGCTTCATGAGCTAGCTTGGATTATCTGCCTTTTTTCTTTGCAGGAATTGCAGTAGGGCATGTGTATTTCTTCCTGGAGGATGTATTTCCCAACCAACCTGGTGGAAGCAGATGGCTAAGAACTCCGTCCTTTCTGTacgtttaaaaatgttttattcttcttatgaaacttttttttaataatgaatgaacagtgtcacactaactgTTACAAAATGCCGACACAGGAGACCACACATGTCCAGTATACACCTTTATCCAATCAATGTATCAGCAATTGCACAATTTCTGCACTATAGACATAATAGAATATTTGTATATGATCATATCCTGTGATCTGACTTCCAGCTGGAACTATAGTTAGAAATAATCTGCTAGAAATCTTAACAccttccagccaatcagaatcaagaattcatcTTAACGAGATCTATTATGCGTTTCTGACTCTGTATTCTCTCCGCAGTAAAATGCTGTTTGACACACCAGAGGAAGATCCCAACTACAACCCCCTCCCTGAGGAACGCCCAGGGGGTTTTCCCTGGGGCGAGGGCCAGCGTCTGGGGGGTTAAACGTAAACGTGGCCACTTAAAGCCCTCCTCCATGGACTCCTACTTATATTCTCTTGTGCTGTAAGAAAAGACCGGGAAAAACTCGATTTGCTCGACCTGAGTAAGGCCTGCGTTGTTCTTGTGGGTACTTTTTGTTCCCCCTCCAAGCTGTTTGCAAGACCCAAACTGACACTCGGACTAACTGCGGGTGTGGGTTTGAGACAGTACGGGATGTTTCAGCACTGTTGCTCttggagtttgtttgttttttttctttttcccatcGTGTTGTGCAACAGTGATCACTAATGTGGAGCCACTGCAAACAAAAACGCTGGATTGACTGAAGTcagagaaaatgtattttaagttttcttttttttttttttttttttacaaaataaatgtatataaaacatgCAAGTATCTTTAACTGTTGGTTGAATGATCTTTCTGGCtgaatatctaaaaaaaaataataatctctaATGCGATCAGATGATTcaggaaaataataattattaagaaAAACTGGTTCACAAACAACTTTAAAAAAGtcatatttgctttattttgtatttagtcTCCTACATACAGgggaaaaaatgcaataaagacCCTGATTAAATAGCGGCAGGTGGTTCAGTGTGCAGTGAAACtagtttcatttctttttttagagaACAGAGTAACCATCACATCAGCTTCTTCTGCTATAGAGTTCACATTATGCAGCTGAAATTATTAACCTTGAGAAAATACACTGTTGCTAAGATTAAATATGTGGATTTGCATCCTGCTGTGCATTTGTATACTAAGAAATTGGGtcgtaattttttaaaaatggaatcTACAGATTTATGCGGATTGACATCTTTACAGCGTTTGTACatatgcatgatttttttttttttggaattggCATTATTTTAAATTGAGGGTggaaaaatactgttttttttttttttttaagtaaaaccAACAacatctggtaaaaaaaaaataaaataaataaagtttacagATAACACAACcgctggcaaaaagtatggaatcatccctctcagaagatgttcattaaaatgtttaattgtgtagaaaaaaaacaagcacatatatgccacaaaacaaatttcactcaacaatccaaacttctggctgtataaaacactttaaaaaaacaaaacaaagaaagataactatagtcaattacaactgtttttacagatcaaacagaggaaagaaatatggaatcacacaaatctgaggaaaattatatggaatcaccaaataaaaacactactagtactttgttgcaccacctctggcttttataacagcttgaattctctgaggcctggatttaactaatgacaaacagtatacttcatcaatctgtctccagctttgtcttattgcagttgccagatcagctttgcaggttggagccttgtcgtggaccattttctttaatttccaccacagattttcaattggattgaggtccggactatttgcaggccatgccattgacattatatgtctttcctgtaggaatgttttcacagattttgcccTATGACACGatgcattatcatcctgaaaaatgatgctaccatcaccaaacatcctttcaattgatggaataagaaaagtgtccaaaatcTCAACATAAACTTGTGCATTTATAGAAGATGTAATGACTGTCATCTCTCCCATACCTTTACCTGACATACAACCAAATATCATTAATGATTGTggaaatttgcatgttttcttcaggcagttgtctttataaatttcattggAACGGCACCAAACAAAAGTTCCAGCATCATCACCCTTCCCAATGCAGACTCGTGATTCATCACCGAATATAActctcatccagtcatccacagtccaagattgtctttctttagcccactgaaaccttgtttttttctgtttagatgttaatgatggttttcgtttggcttttctgtacagtatgtaaatcacatttcttttaggcgatttcttacagtccggtcacagacattgactccactttctgcccatttgttttgttgtgcattttctgttttcaagctatattgctttaagttttctgtcttggcgctttgatgtctttcttggtctaccagtacacttcccttttacaacctttccatttgatttgtacTTGGTCCAGATTTTAGACACAGCTGACTGGGAACAACCAACATCTTTTGCAACATTCCGTGAAGATTTACCTTCTTCGAGAAGTTTGATAATCCCCTCCTTTGTTTCAACTGACATCTCTCGTGTTGGAGCCATGAGTTATGTCAATCATCttggttcaacacatcactaatgcactcttttttaactgcagactaattAGCAGTTGTATTCAGatacaggtgtttgttttagaaatgcaaagtgcatggtgattccatataattttcctcagatttgtgtgattccatatttctttcctctgtttgatctgtaaaaacagttgtaattgactatagttatctttctttgttttttttttaaagtgttttatacagccagaagtttggattgttgagtgaaatttgttttgtggcatatatgtgcttgtgttttttttctacacaattaaacatttgaatgaacattttctgagaggggtgattccatactttttgccaggggttgtattTTCAGATTCAGAAAACTAGTTCAATCAAAGACCATCAACCAAGCATCAGAGTGTAATGCGCAATATGATTCTACCATGCATCACAGTGCAAATGCTGTTCTCAGGGTTATGCACAGTGCTGAGTTTCTAGCTCTTTATACTAAGGCCAAAATATTCCGTTTTACCCAATTCAGACCAGAGAACCTTCTCCCTCATGTCTGCTAATTCTCCAAAACAGCATTGGCGCATACAGGATTTAATGAGTCTCACCACTCTGGCATAACATCCAGATGTTTGGAGTCTCCAGGCTATGGTAAGCCTCTGAATATCTTCTCTCATCTGAGCTGTGGATCTTTTAATATCCTTCAGGGTTACCCGTTGGCCTCTTGCCTGGTTCTCTGACTAATACCCTCCTTGCTTTGCTTCTGGGGAACAGCATTTAATGTCATACATCTTTCAAATCATGGCTTATAGTGTTCCAGAAGGCACTGTACTTGCTTGCTAACATTATGCCATTATTCTACTTAAACCGGTTAAAATTGTGAAAGTTACAGGTTATGCctcagtagttaaggtgttgggttactgattggaaggttatgagtttaaaTTCCAAGATCTTAACCCTTAACCG comes from Tachysurus vachellii isolate PV-2020 chromosome 26, HZAU_Pvac_v1, whole genome shotgun sequence and encodes:
- the derl2 gene encoding derlin-2 — its product is MAYQTFQQEYLQIPVVTRTYTTACVLTTAAVQLELITPFQLYFNPELILKHYQIWRLVTNFLFFGPVGFNFLFNMIFLYRYCRMLEEGSFRGRTADFVFMFLFGGLLMTIFGMFVSLVFLGQAFTIMLVYVWSRRNPNVRMNFFGLLNFQAPFLPWVLMGFSLLLGNSIIVDLLGIAVGHVYFFLEDVFPNQPGGSRWLRTPSFLKMLFDTPEEDPNYNPLPEERPGGFPWGEGQRLGG